One segment of Segatella copri DNA contains the following:
- the ispF gene encoding 2-C-methyl-D-erythritol 2,4-cyclodiphosphate synthase, which yields MNIRVGFGYDVHKLVADRDLWLGGIKIDYELGLLGHSDADVLIHAICDALLGAANMRDIGYHFPDTAAETLNVDSKILLRKTMELIATKGYTLGNIDATVCAERPKLNPHVPAMKACLAEVMGVDEDQISIKATTTEKLGFTGRMEGISAYATVLIQKG from the coding sequence ATGAATATACGTGTAGGATTTGGATATGATGTCCACAAGCTGGTGGCTGACCGCGACTTGTGGCTGGGAGGAATCAAGATAGATTATGAATTGGGATTGCTGGGCCACAGCGATGCCGATGTGCTGATACATGCCATTTGCGATGCCCTGCTGGGCGCTGCTAACATGCGTGATATCGGATATCATTTCCCCGATACGGCAGCAGAGACTCTGAATGTGGATTCTAAGATTCTGCTCCGCAAAACGATGGAACTGATAGCTACCAAGGGTTATACACTGGGCAATATCGATGCCACAGTCTGTGCCGAACGCCCTAAACTCAACCCGCATGTGCCAGCCATGAAAGCATGTCTGGCAGAGGTGATGGGGGTAGATGAAGACCAGATATCCATCAAGGCAACAACCACCGAGAAACTCGGATTCACAGGCAGAATGGAGGGAATCTCCGCCTATGCCACCGTTCTTATCCAGAAAGGATAG
- a CDS encoding glycosyltransferase family 2 protein: MIKFTVVTCTYNAEKELQRTLDSVQRQTYCSIEHIIMDGGSRDRTLQLVKAYQHRNAVGESSHEIVVISEPDKGLYDAMNKSIDRATGDYLVFMNAGDTFPTADTLEYVEGCVGEEEVLPGVLYGDTDIVNEMGHFLRHRRLAPSKKLTWRSFIWGMLVCHQSFYARTDIAREIHYDLHYRYSADVDWCIRIMRESSRRKLPLRNVHAVLTHFLDGGMTTQNHKASLKERFQVMRTHYGLLPTLAVHAWFVIRGAVKR; the protein is encoded by the coding sequence ATGATTAAGTTCACCGTCGTAACCTGTACGTACAATGCCGAAAAGGAGTTGCAGCGTACCCTCGACAGCGTGCAGCGCCAGACCTACTGCAGCATCGAGCACATCATCATGGATGGCGGTTCCCGCGACCGCACCCTCCAGCTGGTGAAGGCATATCAGCATCGCAATGCAGTAGGCGAGAGCTCGCACGAAATCGTGGTCATATCAGAGCCCGACAAGGGACTTTATGATGCCATGAACAAGAGCATCGACCGAGCTACGGGCGATTACCTGGTGTTTATGAATGCCGGCGACACCTTTCCTACAGCCGATACGCTGGAGTACGTAGAAGGCTGTGTAGGCGAAGAAGAAGTACTGCCCGGCGTACTTTACGGTGATACCGATATCGTGAACGAGATGGGCCATTTTCTGCGTCATCGCCGTCTAGCCCCATCCAAGAAGCTCACGTGGCGTTCGTTCATCTGGGGCATGCTGGTGTGTCACCAGTCATTCTATGCCCGCACAGACATAGCCCGTGAGATTCATTACGATCTGCACTACCGTTATTCGGCAGATGTAGACTGGTGCATCCGCATCATGCGGGAGTCATCTCGCCGCAAGTTGCCGTTGCGCAACGTCCATGCCGTCCTCACCCATTTTCTGGATGGCGGCATGACCACGCAGAACCACAAAGCCTCCCTGAAGGAGCGTTTCCAGGTGATGCGCACCCATTACGGCCTTCTTCCCACCCTTGCAGTTCATGCCTGGTTCGTGATAAGAGGGGCTGTAAAGAGATAA
- the porU gene encoding type IX secretion system sortase PorU: MNTTKVWKYMLLACLLMLVVPAQAQRFFNLTSSEVRVDSVLPRFVYSIPLTGAYRDSVYTVSLKYGEYIDMTASDIANYNRLSGAVPPEQVFPQQRVTECRKQGVLQIDFSPVVFRNNRHQLLVSFMLQVDARPLNRSERSSRGSLLAKGKVSAFTSSDALRSATSLYASHSVLASGRWAKIRVSETGFHQLTEQVVRQAGFSDISKVKIYGYGGNLQNEALLASELQATDDLQEVPQCIVGGKHYFYAQGPVSWKSETALQRIRNPYSDYGYYFITQTDGEPLVQDSATFVSSHYPQPYDYHSLYESDGYSYYHGGRNLFDAEELKVGDEKKVVITNTTGSAAGKLSVALTTTTNSVAQILKNGKALGEITLSLKDDNPLEDISYLKATEKVATYPISDFQDKDTISIKVLSGASIRLDYISVTWAEPGSCAFTAANLASGGKIPAAQYVYGITNQDHHADGAADMVIIIPTSQKLLKQAQRLKEFHEQHDGLRVTIVPADELYNEFSSGTPDANAYRRYLRMLSDKAQSEADMPKYLLLFGDCVWDNRMLTSGCRILNPDDYLLCFESENSFSAVSCFVSDSWFGMLGEGAGLYPNRELQDVAVGRFPVTYAEEAQVLVDKTISYAQNANAGAWQNTLMFMGDDGNGNLHMQDADEVANDVLTTYPAYLVKKVMWDAYTRETSSTGNTYPEATRIIKQQQAAGALIMDYAGHGDPTQMSHESVLKLTDFADFRNTNLPLWVTASCDIMPFDGLEANIGEYALLNEKGGAVAFYGTTRTVYAQYNKHINRAFIHRVLSLVDGKPVTIGEAHRLAQNDLVSGNGPTSGSDITENHLHYSLLGDPALALNLPMHQIVVDSINGIPVAESETLPMLKAGSIARMAGHIEGADDFRGVITATVRDSKETVTCRLNDTGKDGAEKAFEYKDRTKTLYQGTDSVRGGKFAFSFAVPLDINYSNQSGLVNLYAVNTSKTLSAHGSSEQFTVGESEEQKNDSIGPSIYCYLNSPSFVDGGKVNATPFFVAKITDKDGINAAGSGIGHDLQLVIDGDMSKTYVLNSNFTYDFGTYISGSTYYSIPQLEPGKHELTFRAWDIQNNSSMVKLRFNVVKALSPALFDVGVTANPAKTSTTFIISHDRTESDMDVVVEVFDSSGRQHWRHSESGVPTSGSYTVSWDLTSDSGTPLGTGVYLYRVKVASDGSSYTSKVKKLIIIK, from the coding sequence ATGAACACAACGAAGGTTTGGAAATACATGCTGCTGGCATGCCTGCTCATGCTGGTGGTTCCTGCTCAGGCACAGCGATTCTTCAATCTGACCTCTTCTGAAGTCAGAGTAGATTCTGTGTTGCCCCGTTTCGTGTATTCCATTCCTTTGACCGGTGCATATCGTGATTCTGTATATACCGTCAGCCTGAAATATGGCGAGTATATCGATATGACTGCCTCCGACATCGCTAATTACAACCGCCTTTCGGGTGCAGTTCCTCCTGAGCAGGTATTTCCCCAGCAGCGGGTTACCGAATGCCGTAAGCAGGGCGTACTCCAGATAGATTTCAGTCCTGTCGTGTTCCGCAATAACCGCCATCAGCTGCTGGTCAGCTTCATGCTTCAGGTAGATGCCCGTCCTCTGAATCGCTCCGAGCGTTCCAGTCGAGGTTCTCTGTTGGCTAAGGGTAAAGTATCAGCCTTCACTTCTTCTGATGCTTTGCGCTCAGCTACCTCTCTTTATGCCTCCCATTCCGTCCTAGCCTCAGGCAGATGGGCGAAGATCAGAGTCAGCGAAACCGGTTTCCATCAGCTTACCGAACAGGTAGTGCGCCAGGCAGGCTTCTCCGATATCAGCAAGGTGAAGATTTACGGCTATGGCGGCAATCTGCAGAACGAAGCCCTTCTGGCGAGCGAACTGCAGGCTACCGACGATTTGCAGGAAGTTCCCCAGTGCATCGTTGGCGGCAAGCATTATTTCTATGCCCAGGGACCGGTTTCCTGGAAGTCTGAAACCGCCCTCCAGCGCATCCGTAATCCTTATTCCGATTACGGCTACTATTTTATTACCCAGACCGATGGAGAGCCACTGGTGCAGGATTCAGCCACCTTTGTCTCTTCCCATTATCCGCAGCCTTACGATTACCATTCCCTCTACGAGTCAGATGGTTACAGCTACTATCATGGCGGCAGAAACCTCTTCGATGCAGAAGAACTGAAGGTGGGTGATGAAAAGAAAGTCGTAATCACGAATACCACCGGTTCTGCGGCAGGCAAACTCTCCGTAGCCCTGACTACCACCACAAACAGCGTGGCTCAGATACTGAAGAATGGCAAGGCTTTGGGCGAAATCACCCTTTCTCTCAAGGATGACAATCCGTTGGAGGATATATCTTACCTCAAGGCTACAGAGAAGGTTGCCACTTATCCCATTTCCGATTTCCAGGATAAGGATACCATCTCCATCAAGGTCTTGTCAGGTGCTTCCATCCGCCTCGATTATATCTCCGTAACGTGGGCAGAGCCTGGAAGCTGTGCCTTTACCGCTGCGAACCTGGCCTCCGGTGGAAAGATTCCGGCTGCCCAGTATGTCTACGGCATCACCAACCAGGATCATCATGCCGATGGAGCAGCCGATATGGTCATCATCATCCCGACCTCACAGAAACTGCTGAAACAGGCTCAGCGACTGAAAGAATTTCATGAACAGCACGACGGACTGCGCGTTACCATCGTTCCTGCCGATGAACTCTATAACGAATTTTCTAGCGGTACCCCCGATGCCAACGCCTACCGCCGCTACCTGCGCATGCTTTCCGATAAAGCGCAGAGCGAGGCTGACATGCCGAAATATCTCCTGCTCTTCGGCGACTGCGTATGGGATAACCGCATGCTTACCTCCGGTTGCAGAATCCTGAATCCAGACGATTATCTGCTGTGCTTTGAGAGTGAAAACTCCTTCAGCGCCGTATCCTGCTTCGTCAGCGACAGTTGGTTCGGCATGCTTGGTGAGGGAGCCGGACTGTATCCTAACCGTGAGCTGCAGGATGTAGCCGTAGGCCGCTTCCCGGTAACCTATGCAGAAGAAGCCCAGGTGCTGGTAGACAAGACCATCAGTTATGCTCAGAATGCCAATGCAGGCGCCTGGCAGAACACCCTGATGTTTATGGGCGATGACGGAAACGGAAACCTCCACATGCAGGATGCCGATGAGGTGGCAAATGATGTGCTCACCACCTATCCCGCCTATCTCGTCAAGAAGGTGATGTGGGATGCCTATACCCGCGAAACCTCCTCTACGGGCAATACCTATCCCGAGGCAACGAGAATCATCAAGCAGCAGCAGGCTGCAGGAGCCCTCATCATGGATTATGCCGGACATGGCGATCCTACCCAGATGTCGCACGAATCGGTTCTGAAACTTACCGATTTTGCCGATTTCCGCAATACCAACCTGCCGCTCTGGGTAACTGCCTCCTGCGATATCATGCCGTTCGACGGACTCGAAGCCAACATCGGCGAATATGCGCTGCTCAACGAAAAAGGCGGCGCAGTAGCCTTCTATGGCACCACCCGTACCGTTTACGCCCAGTATAACAAGCATATCAACCGTGCCTTCATCCACAGAGTGCTCAGTCTGGTAGACGGCAAGCCTGTCACGATAGGCGAGGCGCACCGACTGGCTCAGAACGACCTGGTAAGCGGCAACGGTCCAACTTCCGGTTCCGATATCACCGAAAACCATCTCCATTATTCCCTCTTGGGCGACCCGGCTCTTGCACTCAATCTGCCTATGCATCAGATTGTGGTAGATTCCATCAATGGCATTCCTGTTGCCGAGTCTGAAACCCTGCCGATGCTGAAGGCAGGCTCTATCGCCCGCATGGCTGGTCATATCGAGGGAGCAGACGACTTCCGGGGCGTCATCACCGCTACCGTAAGAGATTCCAAGGAGACGGTTACCTGTCGCCTGAACGATACCGGCAAGGATGGCGCTGAGAAGGCATTCGAATACAAAGACAGAACCAAGACCCTGTATCAGGGCACCGATAGCGTAAGAGGCGGCAAGTTTGCCTTCTCCTTTGCCGTTCCGCTGGATATCAATTATTCCAACCAGAGCGGTCTGGTCAACCTCTATGCGGTGAATACCTCCAAGACCCTCTCTGCCCACGGCTCCAGCGAGCAGTTTACGGTAGGCGAGAGCGAGGAGCAGAAGAACGATTCCATCGGTCCTTCCATCTACTGCTATCTCAATTCGCCTTCCTTCGTAGATGGCGGCAAAGTCAACGCCACTCCGTTCTTTGTGGCAAAGATAACCGATAAGGACGGAATCAATGCTGCCGGAAGCGGTATCGGCCACGACCTGCAGCTGGTGATAGATGGCGATATGTCGAAGACCTATGTGCTGAACAGCAATTTCACCTACGATTTCGGAACCTATATCAGCGGTTCTACCTATTACAGCATACCGCAACTGGAACCGGGCAAGCACGAACTCACCTTCCGAGCCTGGGATATCCAGAACAACAGTTCTATGGTGAAGCTCCGTTTCAATGTGGTGAAGGCACTGAGTCCGGCGCTCTTCGATGTGGGTGTAACCGCCAATCCGGCTAAAACCTCCACTACCTTCATCATCAGTCACGACCGCACAGAGAGCGATATGGACGTGGTGGTAGAAGTGTTCGATTCATCGGGCAGACAGCACTGGCGCCATTCCGAAAGCGGTGTACCTACCTCGGGCAGCTATACCGTAAGCTGGGACCTCACCTCCGATAGCGGCACCCCTCTGGGCACCGGCGTATATCTCTATCGCGTCAAGGTGGCGAGCGATGGCAGCAGCTACACCTCTAAAGTCAAGAAACTCATCATTATTAAATAA
- a CDS encoding glycosyltransferase family 4 protein, whose translation MRVLIVNTSEKTGGAAVAANRLMDALNNNGVKAKMLVRDKETEDITVVSLPRSLRLQWNFLWERWCVFWHLHFSRQRLWEVDMATSGTDITRLREFQEADVIHLSWINQGMLSLKDIRKIIRSGKPVVWTMHDLWPATGICHYARGCNRYASACGNCPLLPNKGSKNDLSAKIFRRKKELYHRGAISFVTCSRWLERQAKGSGLFVGQRITNIPNPIDTHVFCPQDQAEARLRAGLPADKHIILFVSQRVTDERKGMRYFIEAIDRLVARYPEMKENTAIAILGGHSEEVNLTLPSYSLGYVSDEKQIVAIYNSADAFVLPSLEDNLPNTIMESMACGVPGIGFRVGGIPEMIDHQQNGYVANYRDTEDLASGIHWVLEEADRAALKQACLQKVAQNYSQHAVALKYIEIYNEAMAYKNYKL comes from the coding sequence ATGAGAGTACTCATAGTAAATACAAGTGAAAAGACAGGCGGAGCGGCAGTAGCAGCCAACCGCCTGATGGATGCCCTTAACAACAATGGCGTTAAGGCAAAGATGTTGGTACGCGACAAGGAGACAGAAGACATCACCGTGGTCAGTCTGCCCCGTTCGCTCAGGTTGCAGTGGAACTTCCTGTGGGAGCGCTGGTGCGTATTCTGGCATCTCCATTTCTCCCGTCAGCGCCTCTGGGAGGTAGACATGGCAACATCGGGTACCGATATCACCAGGCTCCGCGAGTTTCAGGAGGCAGATGTCATCCATCTCTCCTGGATCAACCAGGGCATGCTCTCACTCAAGGACATCCGCAAGATTATCCGCAGCGGCAAACCGGTGGTATGGACCATGCACGATCTCTGGCCCGCTACCGGCATCTGCCATTATGCACGCGGCTGCAACCGCTATGCCTCCGCCTGCGGCAACTGTCCGCTTCTCCCCAATAAAGGCAGCAAGAACGACCTCTCAGCAAAGATATTCCGCCGCAAGAAGGAACTCTACCATCGCGGCGCCATCTCCTTCGTCACCTGTAGCCGTTGGCTCGAACGGCAGGCTAAGGGCAGCGGTCTCTTCGTAGGGCAGCGCATCACCAACATCCCGAATCCGATAGATACCCACGTGTTCTGTCCTCAGGATCAGGCAGAGGCGCGTCTGCGTGCCGGTCTGCCAGCCGACAAGCATATCATCCTCTTCGTATCCCAGCGCGTAACCGACGAGCGCAAGGGCATGCGCTATTTCATCGAAGCCATCGACCGGCTGGTAGCGCGCTATCCTGAGATGAAGGAGAATACCGCCATCGCCATCCTGGGCGGCCATTCCGAGGAAGTAAACCTCACCCTGCCGTCCTATTCGCTCGGCTATGTCAGCGATGAGAAGCAGATAGTGGCAATCTATAATTCGGCAGATGCCTTTGTGCTGCCATCGCTCGAAGATAACCTCCCTAACACCATCATGGAGTCGATGGCGTGCGGCGTGCCGGGCATCGGGTTCAGGGTAGGAGGAATACCGGAGATGATAGACCATCAGCAGAACGGCTACGTAGCCAACTACCGCGATACCGAAGACCTGGCGAGTGGCATCCACTGGGTGCTCGAAGAGGCCGACAGGGCGGCGCTGAAGCAGGCATGTCTGCAAAAGGTAGCACAGAACTATTCGCAGCATGCCGTAGCATTGAAATATATTGAAATTTATAACGAGGCGATGGCCTACAAAAACTATAAGTTATGA
- the porV gene encoding type IX secretion system outer membrane channel protein PorV yields the protein MKRIYKIFILGCLALMASEVKAQDKKDLFNPVNYAVISQTIAPDARGGGLGDVGAATDPDVNSQYWNPAKYPFTISRAGVSLSFTPWLRSLVNDMNLAYLSGYYRIGDYSSVSASLRYFNMGEVFTSKEGAESGTGMTINPYEMSVDVAYSLMLSEKFSLAAAIRWIYSDMRFDYTEDNSPASAFAADIAAYYQNYVVIGQRECQLGLGLNISNIGSKITFSGKEYGEFLPANMRLGASLMIPIDEYNRVTLAADVNKYLVPTVPKQEEGEDNSEYEDRVHREYDDISGISGIFKSFSDAPGGFKEELEEINYGLGAEYVYNDKFALRAGYHHESQSKGNRKYFTVGAGFKMNVFSLDAAYVVATAKSNPLDQTLRFTLSFDMDGLKDLFKR from the coding sequence ATGAAAAGAATCTATAAGATATTCATCTTGGGATGTCTCGCTCTGATGGCATCAGAAGTGAAGGCGCAGGATAAGAAAGACCTCTTCAATCCTGTGAACTATGCAGTCATTTCGCAAACCATAGCTCCTGATGCCCGTGGTGGCGGTTTGGGAGATGTCGGTGCGGCTACCGACCCTGATGTCAACTCCCAGTACTGGAACCCGGCAAAATATCCTTTCACCATTTCGCGTGCCGGTGTGTCGCTCAGCTTCACCCCTTGGCTGCGCTCGCTGGTCAATGATATGAATCTTGCCTATCTGTCTGGCTATTACCGCATTGGTGATTACAGTTCCGTATCTGCATCGCTCCGCTATTTCAATATGGGCGAAGTGTTTACCAGCAAAGAGGGTGCCGAGAGTGGCACGGGTATGACCATCAATCCTTACGAGATGTCGGTCGATGTGGCTTATTCTCTGATGCTCAGCGAGAAGTTCTCTCTTGCTGCCGCCATCCGCTGGATCTATTCCGATATGCGCTTCGATTATACCGAAGATAATTCGCCAGCCTCCGCTTTCGCAGCCGATATTGCTGCCTATTACCAGAACTATGTGGTCATCGGCCAGCGCGAATGCCAGTTGGGTTTGGGTTTGAATATTTCTAACATAGGTAGTAAGATTACCTTCAGTGGCAAGGAGTATGGCGAGTTCCTGCCAGCCAACATGCGTCTGGGTGCCTCGCTGATGATTCCTATCGACGAATACAACCGCGTTACCCTGGCAGCCGATGTCAACAAGTATCTGGTGCCTACCGTTCCGAAGCAGGAAGAGGGTGAGGACAATTCAGAATATGAAGACCGTGTGCATCGTGAGTATGATGATATTTCGGGCATCAGCGGTATCTTCAAGAGTTTCAGCGATGCCCCTGGCGGTTTCAAGGAAGAGCTGGAGGAAATCAACTACGGTCTGGGTGCCGAGTATGTATATAATGATAAGTTTGCGCTGCGTGCCGGTTATCATCACGAGAGTCAGAGCAAGGGTAACCGCAAGTACTTCACCGTGGGTGCCGGTTTCAAGATGAATGTCTTTTCGCTCGATGCTGCCTATGTGGTGGCTACCGCCAAGAGCAACCCGCTCGACCAGACCCTCCGCTTCACCCTGTCGTTTGATATGGATGGACTGAAGGACCTGTTTAAGAGGTAA